CCATCGCCAGCGCCGTCCATGATCCTCTCGGCGTTCCTGCTGCTCTGCTGCGCCGTCGCCACCTGGACCGTGTCCCCGGCCAAGTCGCGCCAAAGCGAAAGCCCATCATCTGAAATGGGAGCAGATCGTCAGGCTTATGCTACCTTGGACCAGGTAACGAAGATCGTGCCTTGTTCAGTCGCAGCTTTGGTTCTACTCTGCTGCAAGTTTCTCTTCTTCTCCCTatggtaaactaatataagagtgtttagatcagatcactactttagtattttAAATGCTATTATatcagtttacggagggagtacattacaaTCTGATTCACATTCTCCTTCGGCGCGTCGATCGATCGGTCGTATCTTGGCAGGTGAAGGCGGCTCTTCAGCGGGTGGGGCTCGAGTCGTCCAACCTCATCATCGGGGTGGATTTCACCAAGAGCAACCAATGGACAggtgctctctccctctctcttcagACTTTACTTAACTGTCTGAAGAACCTTAGCACCTTTTCTTCAGTTATTACCACCATACACAGTAGTAGTTCTGAATTTTTCATGGATGGATGTGTGAATGGACAGGGAAGCGCTGCTTCGCCGGGAGGAGCCTGCACGACCTCGGCGCCGGCCCGAACCCGTACGAGGAGGCCATCGGCATCGTCGGCGACACGCTCTCAGCCTACGACGAGGACAACGTCATCCCCTGCTTCGGCTTCGGGGACAGTAAGTCACTCTCGAATGGTGGTGTCCGGTGGTAAACTGCCTTATGATGACCTCGACTCAACCGGTGGTGATCTCATCTCATTCATCTGCCTGCCTGCCGCCAGCGTCCACGCACGACCAGGGCGTGTTCAGCTTCTACGGCAACGGGCGGCCGTGCGCCGGCGTCCCGGAGGCGCTGCTGCGGTACCGGGAGATCGCCGCCACCGTTCAGCTCTCCGGTAGCATCATCTTGCCACTGATTCCTGCAAGAGAAAGACTGGTCTTGTGAGTTGTGTCTCATGATGGTTTCTGATTCAGGCCCGACATCCTTGGCGCCGATCATAGAGGCTGCAATGGGGATAGTCCAGCGCTCCGGGCATCAGTACCACATCCTGCTGATAATCGCTGACGGGCAGGTGATCAACGGCCATTTTTGTGTGTGTCCTCTTTTCTCCTTTTGAAAATTTTCAGACCATGTCTGGAATGAAATTTGGTGCTAATTTTTGTGCGGTTGTGTTTCTGACGTGATCAACACCAGGTTCCGAGAGGTTGCGGCGCTCATCGCGCGAGCTCCCCGGACGAATC
Above is a window of Triticum dicoccoides isolate Atlit2015 ecotype Zavitan chromosome 5B, WEW_v2.0, whole genome shotgun sequence DNA encoding:
- the LOC119311646 gene encoding E3 ubiquitin-protein ligase RGLG2-like, coding for MILSAFLLLCCAVATWTVSPAKSRQSESPSSEMGADRQAYATLDQVKAALQRVGLESSNLIIGVDFTKSNQWTGKRCFAGRSLHDLGAGPNPYEEAIGIVGDTLSAYDEDNVIPCFGFGDTSTHDQGVFSFYGNGRPCAGVPEALLRYREIAATVQLSGPTSLAPIIEAAMGIVQRSGHQYHILLIIADGQVPRGCGAHRASSPDESRSENYMEERTLQALIHASHFPLSIVLVGVGDGPWDDDQMRFHDGRRRFDNFQFVDFTKIMSAEMSRAEKGERFALEALEKIPSQYAAIVSQRISDLAAMAPAKTPLPPPS